A window of the Synechococcus sp. M16.1 genome harbors these coding sequences:
- a CDS encoding asparaginase: protein MTLPSGFSPAARSGSAPLEVCLRRGSITESVHRVHAVVCDGRGRVLMSAGNPGMESFIRSALKPFQALPFLSSGTADQLDVDERGIAISCASHAGTNAHAREAFRLLWKAELDSASLQCPVPNGADSPLQHNCSGKHAAFLATSRKMGWPIETYLQQDHPLQVEVNRRVAELIGLPAEELVAERDDCGAPTLVLQLAQMALLYAHLGASQHAELEQISRAMLSHPDLVAGEGRFDTELMRRSHGQVLSKGGAEGIQCLSRVGEGLGVAIKVEDGSRRAKQAVALHLLRQLEWLTPMGLDELDEQVLVVNPSVKLSVSGALQS from the coding sequence ATGACTTTGCCCTCGGGCTTCAGCCCTGCAGCCCGGTCCGGGTCAGCCCCCCTTGAGGTCTGCTTGCGGCGCGGATCGATCACGGAATCGGTGCACCGTGTTCATGCCGTGGTCTGTGATGGCCGAGGACGGGTGTTGATGTCGGCAGGAAATCCAGGCATGGAAAGCTTCATTCGTTCGGCTCTGAAGCCCTTTCAGGCCCTGCCGTTTCTCAGCAGTGGCACCGCTGACCAGCTGGATGTTGATGAACGGGGCATCGCCATCAGCTGCGCGTCCCATGCGGGCACCAATGCTCACGCCCGGGAAGCCTTTCGGTTGCTCTGGAAAGCGGAGTTGGATAGCGCATCACTTCAATGCCCTGTGCCGAATGGGGCTGACAGTCCGCTTCAGCACAATTGTTCCGGCAAGCACGCTGCCTTCCTGGCCACCAGCCGAAAGATGGGCTGGCCGATCGAGACCTATCTCCAGCAGGACCACCCTCTCCAGGTCGAAGTGAACCGCAGGGTCGCTGAACTGATCGGCTTGCCTGCTGAGGAATTGGTTGCCGAGCGGGATGACTGTGGCGCTCCCACCCTGGTGTTGCAGTTGGCTCAGATGGCCTTGCTCTATGCCCACCTCGGTGCCTCACAACATGCCGAACTCGAGCAGATCAGTCGGGCGATGCTGAGTCACCCCGACCTTGTGGCTGGTGAGGGTCGTTTCGACACCGAGCTGATGCGGCGCAGCCACGGTCAGGTCTTGAGCAAGGGCGGTGCAGAGGGCATTCAATGCCTCAGCCGCGTGGGTGAAGGTCTTGGAGTAGCCATTAAGGTGGAAGACGGCTCCCGTCGTGCCAAGCAAGCGGTTGCACTGCATCTCTTGCGTCAACTCGAGTGGCTCACACCCATGGGGCTAGACGAGCTCGATGAGCAGGTGCTGGTCGTGAACCCGAGCGTCAAGCTCAGCGTGTCCGGTGCCTTGCAGTCGTGA
- a CDS encoding sirohydrochlorin chelatase, producing MAEQHAETSNERLGVLICGHGSRNRLAVEEFAQMVDALRPRLAPMPVEHGYLEFARPILRDGLEALREKGVTKVLAIPAMLFAAGHAKNDIPSVLNTYTAETGLPIDYGRELGVDRLMVSAAGARVQECLNAAEHDVPLAETLLVVVGRGSSDPDANSNVAKVTRLLVEGFGFGWGETVYSGVTFPLVEPGLRHAVKLGFRRVVVVPYFLFSGVLVSRIRQHTQLVAADHPEVEFLSAGYLGDHTLVVDTFKERVEEVLRGDTAMNCSLCKYRAQVLGFEQDVGRAQESHHHHVEGLAESCTLCELECTGACQPDGIPIAHDHSHSSNHSHGSDHSHGSDHSHGSDHSHGHHHPTYPHADHPLGPTTLKRNNGAPKD from the coding sequence TTGGCCGAACAGCACGCGGAAACCAGCAACGAGCGTCTTGGCGTTCTGATCTGCGGCCACGGGAGTCGCAACCGACTGGCCGTTGAAGAGTTCGCCCAGATGGTGGACGCCCTGCGGCCTCGGCTGGCCCCGATGCCGGTGGAACACGGCTACCTGGAATTTGCCCGCCCCATCCTTCGGGATGGTCTTGAAGCGCTCCGCGAGAAAGGCGTCACCAAGGTGCTGGCCATTCCCGCCATGCTTTTCGCAGCGGGGCATGCCAAGAACGACATCCCCTCCGTTCTGAACACGTACACGGCCGAAACGGGGTTACCGATCGATTACGGCCGGGAGCTGGGGGTGGACCGGTTGATGGTGTCGGCCGCCGGGGCTCGCGTTCAGGAGTGCCTGAATGCCGCTGAGCACGACGTTCCCCTGGCCGAAACTCTCTTGGTGGTGGTGGGTCGAGGCTCCTCGGATCCAGACGCCAACTCCAACGTGGCCAAGGTGACCCGGCTGTTGGTGGAGGGATTTGGTTTCGGCTGGGGAGAAACGGTGTATTCCGGTGTGACCTTCCCCCTGGTGGAACCGGGGCTGCGTCACGCCGTAAAACTGGGCTTCCGCCGGGTGGTGGTGGTGCCCTATTTCCTCTTTTCAGGGGTTCTGGTGAGCCGAATCCGCCAACACACCCAGCTTGTGGCTGCCGATCACCCCGAGGTGGAGTTTCTCTCTGCGGGCTATCTGGGCGACCACACACTCGTGGTGGACACCTTCAAGGAACGGGTCGAGGAGGTGCTGCGGGGGGACACCGCCATGAACTGCTCGCTCTGCAAGTACCGCGCCCAGGTGCTGGGCTTCGAACAGGACGTGGGACGCGCCCAGGAAAGCCACCACCACCATGTGGAAGGCCTTGCGGAAAGCTGCACGCTTTGCGAACTGGAGTGCACGGGTGCCTGCCAACCCGACGGCATCCCGATTGCCCATGACCACAGCCACTCTTCAAATCACAGCCATGGCTCAGACCACAGCCATGGCTCAGACCACAGCCATGGCTCAGACCACAGCCATGGCCACCATCACCCCACTTATCCCCACGCCGACCATCCCCTGGGCCCTACCACGCTGAAGCGCAACAACGGTGCGCCTAAAGATTGA
- a CDS encoding DUF2811 domain-containing protein — protein MDRNHLERCHEMGTTERGTASKASYVSLETEIPEVLYRGMKDFIGEHPNWDQYRVMSSALAHFLFQNGCDDRAVTERYLDDLFIRPDH, from the coding sequence ATGGATCGAAATCACCTCGAGCGATGCCATGAAATGGGAACCACGGAGCGCGGAACTGCTTCAAAAGCCAGCTACGTGAGCCTTGAGACGGAAATCCCCGAGGTGCTCTATCGAGGCATGAAGGATTTCATCGGTGAGCACCCCAACTGGGACCAATACCGCGTGATGAGTTCTGCTCTTGCCCACTTCCTGTTTCAGAACGGCTGTGACGACCGCGCCGTGACCGAGCGCTATCTCGACGATCTGTTCATCCGCCCCGACCACTGA
- a CDS encoding DUF3318 domain-containing protein has translation MSELQRLKGLLPPEMQSWVFVESAAAVDPPLITLEEIGRDEVEIQVDLDEWDALALDHRNLLFWHEVGRIQNDTIPRDGWEMAALAIGLGGAIGELWVQDGLLLLMALGLSGFAGYRLYLKNNSEKRLQDAISADERAIDLACRFGYSVPNAYRSLGGALKELVEKTRKKRRRSYYEDRLEALRKSASKARAEMAQQEGSRSSVTSENVYG, from the coding sequence ATGAGTGAGCTCCAGCGCCTGAAGGGGCTGCTGCCACCGGAAATGCAGAGCTGGGTGTTTGTGGAATCAGCTGCTGCAGTTGATCCTCCATTGATCACCCTTGAGGAAATCGGCCGGGATGAAGTGGAGATCCAGGTGGATCTCGACGAATGGGATGCCTTGGCGTTGGATCACCGCAATTTGCTGTTTTGGCATGAAGTTGGTCGGATCCAGAACGACACAATTCCCCGGGACGGTTGGGAGATGGCTGCTCTGGCCATCGGCCTCGGAGGTGCCATCGGTGAATTGTGGGTTCAGGACGGCCTGCTGCTGTTGATGGCCCTGGGCCTGTCCGGTTTTGCGGGGTATCGTCTTTATCTGAAGAACAATTCCGAAAAACGCCTGCAGGACGCCATCAGTGCAGACGAGCGCGCGATCGATCTGGCCTGCCGATTTGGTTACAGCGTGCCGAATGCCTATCGCAGTCTTGGGGGCGCGTTGAAGGAGCTGGTCGAAAAGACCCGTAAGAAGCGCCGCCGCAGCTACTACGAAGACCGGCTTGAGGCGCTGCGCAAGAGTGCCAGTAAGGCCAGAGCTGAAATGGCCCAACAGGAGGGCTCACGCAGCTCCGTTACCAGCGAGAACGTTTATGGATAG
- a CDS encoding FAD-binding oxidoreductase, with product MDSDRPVFFNAQAADARRSGLVSPRPAELAELVQNWSGPRPLRLCGGGTTSRAAVADHWTLDLQTHFQRVEWQSADQSVWIGAGCRMGDVLEALLPHGRTVAAGLSGLPGLGYVLTGGMGPLSRQVGLAVDQVLEIHGVWGDGSPFALSRVDHAGSLEWRGLCGAAPFLGVVSALRMATQPLLPLWVEQCVVSPDQLPELMLRAEASNASTSLQWHWERADAVQLLRIADAPWTGAQKIEGLHQLPPLRGSAPMPSRSHTEVVGLLGPAAAELWRVVMPDLCRLLQHRPHPFCSLACQQLGAATQQVAAEASSFVHRTAEWKPWITAAWTPGDAPGQKRSLAWLEEVWQVLQSVCPGVHLAQFHDHLPFHHKELEAAFGPWLPELRKLKQRLDPAGTLPAL from the coding sequence ATGGATTCAGACCGTCCCGTTTTCTTCAACGCGCAGGCGGCTGATGCGAGGCGATCCGGTCTGGTCTCCCCTCGACCAGCGGAGTTGGCTGAGTTAGTTCAGAACTGGTCCGGTCCCCGGCCGCTGCGTCTCTGTGGCGGGGGCACCACATCTCGGGCTGCCGTGGCTGACCACTGGACCCTGGACCTTCAAACCCATTTCCAACGTGTGGAGTGGCAGTCCGCGGATCAGTCGGTCTGGATTGGCGCAGGCTGCCGCATGGGGGACGTGCTGGAGGCCTTGCTTCCCCACGGCCGAACCGTCGCGGCTGGTTTGTCGGGTCTGCCTGGGCTTGGCTATGTGCTCACGGGTGGCATGGGACCGCTGAGCCGGCAGGTGGGGCTTGCTGTGGATCAAGTGCTCGAGATCCATGGGGTCTGGGGTGATGGCAGCCCCTTTGCCCTGTCTCGGGTTGACCATGCCGGTTCGCTGGAGTGGAGAGGCCTCTGCGGTGCAGCCCCGTTTCTAGGGGTGGTGAGCGCGCTGCGCATGGCCACCCAGCCGCTCCTGCCGCTGTGGGTGGAGCAGTGCGTGGTGTCTCCGGATCAACTGCCAGAGCTCATGCTCAGGGCCGAAGCATCAAACGCCAGCACCAGCCTGCAGTGGCATTGGGAGAGGGCTGACGCTGTGCAGTTGCTCCGGATTGCCGATGCCCCCTGGACCGGTGCGCAGAAGATCGAAGGGTTGCACCAGCTCCCACCCTTGCGGGGATCGGCTCCGATGCCTTCGCGATCTCACACGGAGGTGGTTGGCTTGCTGGGGCCGGCAGCTGCTGAGCTCTGGAGGGTCGTGATGCCGGATTTATGCCGTTTGCTGCAGCATCGTCCTCATCCCTTCTGCAGCCTGGCCTGTCAGCAGCTGGGGGCGGCAACGCAACAGGTTGCCGCGGAGGCCAGCTCGTTCGTGCATCGCACTGCCGAGTGGAAGCCCTGGATCACCGCCGCCTGGACTCCTGGAGATGCCCCGGGCCAGAAACGCAGTCTTGCTTGGTTGGAGGAGGTCTGGCAGGTCCTTCAGTCGGTCTGCCCTGGTGTGCATCTGGCGCAGTTTCATGACCATCTGCCCTTCCATCACAAGGAGTTGGAGGCGGCGTTCGGCCCCTGGTTGCCCGAGTTGCGAAAGCTGAAACAGCGCTTGGATCCAGCAGGCACCCTGCCGGCGCTCTGA
- the rsfS gene encoding ribosome silencing factor — translation MDSEKLAELVADACDDRKATDIRLIRVDEVSSLADWMVIAGGQSDVQVRAIARSVEDRLETEADLLPLRKEGLNEGRWALLDYGDVIVHVLMPDERGYYDLEAFWSHGESRTFLPSVK, via the coding sequence ATGGATAGCGAAAAGCTTGCTGAACTGGTGGCCGATGCCTGCGATGACCGCAAGGCCACCGACATCCGTCTGATTCGTGTGGATGAGGTGTCCAGCCTGGCGGATTGGATGGTGATCGCAGGCGGTCAGTCCGACGTTCAGGTGCGTGCCATTGCCCGGTCGGTTGAAGACCGCCTGGAAACTGAGGCAGACCTGCTCCCCTTGCGCAAGGAAGGGCTGAATGAGGGGCGCTGGGCGCTTCTTGATTACGGCGATGTGATCGTTCACGTGCTGATGCCCGATGAGCGCGGCTACTACGACCTTGAGGCGTTCTGGAGTCACGGCGAAAGCAGAACCTTCTTACCGTCGGTGAAGTAG
- a CDS encoding GMC oxidoreductase → MSSRSMNCDGPWDAIVVGSGASGGVAAMTLAEAGARVLVVEAGPDLNSTQAFGAEPGNLLRRIVGLTSGSHRQQSQHPGYWKANPRLYADERLHPYEHPADQPFLWTRGLQVGGRSLTWGGITLRLSDEDLAGVDVEGEQVRWPLRSGELTPHYAELERWLGVRGGRDGLQHLPDGETQPALAATPAEQRFADAVRQRLGYPVIPSRGFGPAPQGEDPAWPRSSSRGSSLPRAMATGRTQLLSAHLVEHLLMDAGGDRAIGVVAVDQSNGNRRELKADLVVLAASTIQTVSILLRSRRGEQSNGLDDPSGRLGTRLMDHVSTSQFFAFPEPVQGEQPMLTGAGSFFVPFGRHLPSADFQGGYGLWGGIGRFDPPRWLRRRPSSITGFLIGHGEVLPRADNRVTLSERTDRWGVRVPSIACRWSSNELAMVRHMRTSIQACIAAAGGEAKSIKDLFHLPLVEPFLEGAVALSEGAAPPGYYIHEVGGAAMGRSETSSVVDSSNRLWRAPNVLVVDGACWPTSAWQSPTLTMMALSRRACLLALSGRGG, encoded by the coding sequence ATGAGCAGTCGCTCCATGAACTGCGATGGCCCCTGGGACGCCATTGTTGTTGGCTCGGGAGCGAGTGGCGGCGTGGCCGCCATGACCCTGGCTGAAGCAGGAGCTCGGGTGCTTGTGGTGGAGGCAGGACCTGACCTCAACAGCACGCAAGCCTTCGGGGCTGAACCGGGAAATCTGCTGCGTCGGATCGTGGGCCTGACCAGCGGCAGCCATCGCCAGCAGTCCCAGCATCCCGGCTACTGGAAAGCCAACCCTCGTCTGTATGCCGACGAGCGTCTGCATCCCTATGAGCACCCGGCGGATCAGCCGTTTCTGTGGACGCGAGGCCTGCAGGTTGGCGGCCGCAGCCTCACCTGGGGTGGCATCACCCTGCGTCTCTCGGATGAGGATCTGGCCGGAGTGGATGTGGAGGGTGAACAGGTCCGTTGGCCGTTGCGCAGCGGTGAGCTGACACCGCACTACGCCGAACTGGAGCGCTGGCTGGGCGTTCGTGGTGGGCGCGATGGTTTGCAGCATCTGCCGGACGGTGAAACGCAACCGGCTCTGGCGGCGACGCCGGCGGAACAGCGTTTTGCTGATGCTGTGCGGCAACGGTTGGGCTATCCCGTGATCCCCTCGAGGGGGTTTGGTCCGGCGCCGCAGGGAGAAGATCCCGCCTGGCCCCGCTCCAGCAGTCGCGGCAGCAGCCTTCCTCGCGCCATGGCCACAGGACGCACCCAGCTGCTCTCTGCTCATCTGGTGGAGCATCTCTTGATGGATGCCGGCGGAGACAGAGCCATTGGTGTGGTTGCCGTTGACCAATCCAATGGCAACCGCAGGGAGTTGAAGGCGGATCTCGTGGTCTTGGCCGCTTCCACGATTCAGACCGTCTCCATCCTGTTGCGCTCCCGTCGTGGTGAACAGAGCAACGGTTTGGACGACCCTTCAGGACGACTGGGCACACGCTTGATGGACCATGTCTCCACATCGCAGTTTTTTGCCTTCCCCGAGCCTGTTCAGGGGGAACAGCCCATGCTCACGGGCGCTGGAAGTTTTTTCGTTCCGTTTGGCCGACACCTGCCATCGGCTGATTTTCAGGGCGGCTATGGCCTCTGGGGTGGCATTGGACGGTTTGATCCGCCGCGATGGTTACGTCGTCGCCCTTCAAGCATCACCGGGTTTCTGATTGGTCATGGCGAAGTTCTTCCCAGGGCTGACAACAGGGTGACCCTGAGTGAGCGCACGGATCGCTGGGGTGTGCGTGTTCCCTCGATTGCCTGCCGTTGGAGCAGCAATGAACTGGCCATGGTCAGGCACATGCGTACCTCGATCCAGGCCTGCATCGCTGCCGCCGGAGGTGAAGCCAAATCGATCAAAGACCTCTTTCACCTCCCCTTGGTTGAACCTTTCCTGGAGGGTGCTGTTGCTCTGTCTGAAGGCGCAGCCCCCCCTGGGTACTACATCCATGAGGTGGGAGGGGCTGCGATGGGGAGAAGCGAGACCAGCAGCGTCGTTGATTCCTCCAACCGTCTTTGGCGTGCTCCCAACGTTCTTGTGGTGGATGGCGCCTGTTGGCCGACGTCGGCCTGGCAGAGCCCAACGCTGACGATGATGGCCTTGAGCCGTCGGGCCTGCCTGCTGGCCCTCAGTGGTCGGGGCGGATGA
- a CDS encoding CGLD27 family protein: MPEAVSCPVPPEQRPLEEFQQLCESWFFSWPAGQEPRLSQRLAGFWLLMLPVCILIASGSWTLKQDPPRLLAAAAVAALVLPLLLLVRQWLGWTYVMQRLLRESVDYEESGWYDGQTWEKPLSWRERDLLVARHEVRPILGRLGRAMATSAGLMLAGASLCQAL, encoded by the coding sequence ATGCCAGAAGCGGTGTCCTGCCCGGTTCCACCGGAGCAGCGGCCTCTTGAGGAGTTTCAACAGCTCTGCGAGTCGTGGTTCTTCTCCTGGCCAGCGGGTCAGGAACCTCGCCTGAGCCAACGCCTAGCAGGCTTCTGGCTGCTGATGTTGCCGGTGTGCATCCTGATCGCCAGTGGGAGTTGGACCCTGAAGCAGGATCCGCCCCGGCTCCTGGCCGCAGCCGCTGTGGCCGCTCTTGTGCTTCCCCTGCTGTTGCTGGTGCGGCAATGGCTGGGCTGGACCTACGTCATGCAGCGGCTTCTGCGTGAGTCCGTCGACTACGAGGAATCCGGCTGGTACGACGGGCAGACCTGGGAAAAGCCTCTGTCTTGGCGGGAACGCGACCTGCTGGTGGCCCGGCATGAGGTTCGTCCGATCCTGGGTCGTCTGGGACGGGCCATGGCCACCTCAGCGGGTTTGATGCTGGCCGGTGCCAGTCTCTGTCAGGCTCTCTGA
- a CDS encoding SulP family inorganic anion transporter, whose translation MAKRPSPTLMNQWLANPSKDLLSGLVVAFAMIPEAIAFSGIAGVDPKVGLFGAFCLSLTIAVVGGRMAMITSATGSTALLMTGLVATGEARGPGLGVQYLMVAGLVTGLLQILWGYLRLAYQMRFVPQGVLSGFVNALALLIFQAQLPQLGLNLHAGDGDHGASSLLPHGGQIPVVWGLVLLGLVIIYGLPRITRVVPSQLVAIIVLTAISVGFSFDIPTVSSLGTLPAGLPSFSLPFGEGGVPFSLDTLGLVLPTALAISLVGLMETFLTQDILDDKTDTTTNKNVEARGQGIANIVSSLFGGMAGCALVGQSVMNVDNGGRTRLSTLFSGVSLLAMILLAGPWLKQIPMAALVAVMISIAVSTADINGLRNLRRIPKSDTSVMLMTFAVTMLTTPHNLALGVLAGVALAGILFSRKVAKVIQVEAVEISDQERLYRVQGQLFFVSKVYFLQGFDLHDHPERITVDLSQAHIWDQSGVAALDQVIRKYRSGGSVVSVIGLNEESLDLFERIGGQESAHA comes from the coding sequence ATGGCCAAACGACCAAGCCCAACCCTGATGAATCAGTGGTTGGCCAACCCCAGCAAAGATCTGCTTTCAGGTCTGGTGGTGGCTTTCGCGATGATTCCCGAGGCCATTGCCTTCTCGGGGATCGCTGGGGTGGACCCCAAAGTGGGCCTGTTCGGAGCCTTCTGCCTGTCGCTGACCATCGCCGTCGTGGGTGGTCGTATGGCCATGATCACCTCAGCCACGGGCTCCACCGCCCTGTTGATGACAGGCCTTGTGGCCACCGGTGAAGCCCGGGGGCCAGGCCTGGGGGTCCAGTACCTGATGGTGGCGGGGCTGGTGACGGGTCTGCTGCAGATCCTCTGGGGGTATCTGCGTCTTGCCTATCAGATGCGCTTTGTTCCCCAAGGGGTGCTGAGCGGCTTCGTTAATGCGCTGGCTTTGCTGATTTTTCAGGCCCAGCTGCCTCAGCTCGGTCTCAACCTTCACGCTGGAGATGGTGACCATGGGGCCTCGTCGTTGCTCCCCCACGGCGGCCAGATCCCCGTCGTCTGGGGCTTGGTCCTGCTGGGCCTGGTGATCATCTATGGCCTTCCCCGGATTACCCGGGTGGTGCCTTCACAGCTGGTGGCCATCATCGTGTTGACCGCGATCAGCGTGGGATTCAGCTTTGACATCCCCACGGTCAGCAGCCTCGGCACCCTTCCTGCAGGTCTGCCCTCCTTCAGCCTTCCCTTTGGTGAAGGTGGTGTTCCCTTCAGTCTGGACACCCTTGGCTTGGTGCTTCCCACCGCCTTGGCCATCTCTTTGGTGGGTCTGATGGAAACCTTCCTGACTCAGGACATCCTCGACGACAAGACCGACACCACCACCAACAAAAACGTTGAGGCCCGGGGCCAGGGCATCGCCAACATCGTTTCCTCCCTGTTCGGTGGCATGGCCGGTTGTGCCCTGGTGGGTCAGTCCGTGATGAATGTGGACAACGGCGGCCGCACGCGACTGTCCACCCTGTTCTCGGGGGTGAGCCTGCTGGCGATGATCCTGCTGGCTGGGCCCTGGCTCAAGCAAATTCCGATGGCGGCTCTTGTGGCCGTGATGATCAGCATCGCAGTCAGCACTGCTGACATCAACGGTCTGCGCAACCTGCGTCGCATCCCCAAGAGCGACACCTCGGTGATGCTGATGACCTTTGCAGTCACCATGCTCACCACCCCGCACAACCTCGCCCTTGGCGTGTTGGCAGGCGTGGCGCTGGCAGGAATTTTGTTCAGTCGCAAGGTGGCCAAGGTGATTCAGGTGGAGGCCGTCGAGATCAGCGATCAGGAGCGGTTGTACCGGGTGCAGGGGCAGCTGTTTTTTGTGAGCAAGGTGTACTTCCTCCAGGGATTTGATCTTCACGACCATCCCGAGCGCATCACGGTTGACCTCTCCCAAGCCCACATCTGGGACCAGAGCGGCGTGGCTGCGCTGGATCAGGTCATCCGCAAATACCGCAGCGGTGGATCTGTGGTCAGCGTGATTGGCCTGAACGAGGAAAGCCTTGATCTGTTCGAGCGGATCGGTGGTCAGGAATCAGCCCATGCATGA